The stretch of DNA GGCTAATAATGGACTTCCCATTTATGCGGAATGCGGGGGTCTTATGTATCTGGGGGAGGCCCTGGTTCTGGACGGGACTTGCTACCCCATGTGCGGGGTTTTTCCCGTGCGTTTCGGTTTCAGTGAAAAACCCCAGGGGCATGGATATGTTCGGGTTACGGTGGATGGCGACAATCCCTTTTATCCTAAAGGGCTCAGTATATTGGGCCATGAATTCCGTTATTCCCGGGTAGAGGCCATTGAGGAGGGGATACCTATGGCTTTTTCCATGGGGCGCGGTGTCGGGATTGGAAAAGGTCGGGACGGGCTTGTCTTCCGTAATACCCTTGCAGCTTATACCCATATTCATGCCATGGGAACACCTCAGTGGGCACCGTCTCTGGTTGCACAGGCTCGTTTATTCCGCGCTTCAAAAGAGAAGGCAACAAGTCTGTCAGATACAAAGTAAGGTTCCCGCAAACAGGCAGGTCGGGTCAGTTTTAATTATGATGACCTGATACTGTCATGTGAAGATAAAAAAAGGGTACTCCTGCATGAGGAGCACCCTTCATTGATTACGACACCTGATCCCCCTCGTTTCCCCACTTCCCCTCAGGATCGCACTGCCGTTAATGCATCAGTTTGTATGACACTGGTTGCACATTACCGGAGCAATGCGCTCACCCTTATCCCTGTTAAACTGGGCATGGCAGGTGCGGCAGTTGTCATGCATGGCTTCAGCATGGAAATCGAGTTTCGGAGTCTGATCTCCTCTGGCTCTCTGGCCGGGAATGCTATGGCACGCGGCACAGGACTGTACGGGGTCACCCATTACCAGTTCAAGGGGTTGTCCCTTGTCATCATGGTGACAGTCTCCACAGGAAATTCCATAATCTTCAGCATGTTTTTTGTGGGTGAATGTTACAAGGGGTCTCTGATGTTCTTCGTAGATGGGTGTTTTCATCTGAATGACATCATCAACGTCGGTTTTACCCTGCGCTGCCAGCGCTATGGCTGCAGCACAAAGAAAGGTTGCCGAGGCGGCAAGGATGATGATCAGTTTTCTTTTTTGTTTCATAAAGCCTCCTGTATTAGGGATGGGAATAAAAGGTTCTTTGCGGCGAGGGGGCCGGAAAAAACCTTATGATGAATGACCTGCACTGTCTGGATTTTTCTGATCCAGAGATTGTCGCTGAAAAATACGGGCCCCGAGAATGCTTACTTCATAAAGCAATACGAGGGGTATGGCCATCATGATCTGTGTAACCACATCCGGAGGTGTCAGGATGGCGGCCATTCCAAAAAAAAGAAGAAGGGCATACTTGCGGTTTTTAGAAAGAAATTGATGTGTTACAATTCCCATTTTTGCCATGGCTGTAAGAATAAGGGGCATTTCAAAAACCAGACCGAAAGCCAGAAGCATTTTGCTGGAAAAAGAAAGATACTCTTTCATCGCGGGCAGGGCCTGAATATTTTCCGTGGCAAAGCCCAGAAAAAATCGAAAGCCCCATGGAAAAACGATAAAGTAACCAAAAAAAGCTCCTCCAAGGAAAAAGAGAACAGAAAGAAAAATAATGGGTATCAGAATTTTTTTTTCTGTTCGGTATAGTCCGGGAGAAACGAACAGCCAGAATTCAGTCAGGATATAGGGTGATGCAAGAAGAAGCCCCCCGAGCAGAGCCACTTTCAGATAGGTGAAAAAAGCTTCCGGGAGTCCTGTAAAAATAAGGGTGGACCCTGTTGTGCCCATAGCTTCCTGAAGAGGGGCTACGAGAATAAAAAAAAGCTCTTCTTTGAACCCGTAACAAATGAGAAAGCCGACGGTTATGGCGATGATACAGCGGACCAATCGTTTTCTGAGTTCTGTAAGATGATCCATAAGGGAGAGAGACTCATCCTTCATGGCGGCTTTCTTTATCCTTATTTTTCTCCGGTGCATCAATGGCCTGTGGTTTCTTAGCGGGATCTGCCTCCGCATTCAGGGCATCTTTAAAATCTCTGGAGGCCGTTTTAAACTCACCAAAGGCTTTTCCCAGGGAGCGGGCAAGATCCGGTAGCTTTTTAGGTCCGATCACAATCAGTGCCACGGCAAGGATCACTAGAATTTCAGGCATGCCCAAACCAAACATGGATTCCTCCCTTTTTCATAAAAAAATACGGCCATTGCCGTATTCATTCAGCGTATATTATTAGCTTTTCCGGTATTTCCTGTCAAGTATGGCTTACTTTTTATAGGAAAACCGGCAGGGGCTGATGAAGGGAAATACCTTCCAGATTTATGCGTACATCATAACAGATAATTTCCACACCCCTTGCATGGGCTATCCGCAGCGATGCGGCGTAGGCGGGATCTATGGTTTCAGCAGGACAAAACCCGGAAGCATCTTCTCTTTGTACAAGGAAAAAAACAGCCGCACGATGACCACTGTCCACGAGCATGGCAAGCTCTTCCATGTGTTTTTTTCCCCGTGCGGTTACGGCATCGGGAAAGGCGGCAAGTCCGTTAATGATTTGCGTACAGTTTTTCACCTCAACAAAGCAGTTTTTTT from Desulfobotulus pelophilus encodes:
- a CDS encoding cytochrome c3 family protein is translated as MKQKRKLIIILAASATFLCAAAIALAAQGKTDVDDVIQMKTPIYEEHQRPLVTFTHKKHAEDYGISCGDCHHDDKGQPLELVMGDPVQSCAACHSIPGQRARGDQTPKLDFHAEAMHDNCRTCHAQFNRDKGERIAPVMCNQCHTN
- the tatC gene encoding twin-arginine translocase subunit TatC gives rise to the protein MKDESLSLMDHLTELRKRLVRCIIAITVGFLICYGFKEELFFILVAPLQEAMGTTGSTLIFTGLPEAFFTYLKVALLGGLLLASPYILTEFWLFVSPGLYRTEKKILIPIIFLSVLFFLGGAFFGYFIVFPWGFRFFLGFATENIQALPAMKEYLSFSSKMLLAFGLVFEMPLILTAMAKMGIVTHQFLSKNRKYALLLFFGMAAILTPPDVVTQIMMAIPLVLLYEVSILGARIFQRQSLDQKNPDSAGHSS
- the tatA gene encoding twin-arginine translocase TatA/TatE family subunit, with the translated sequence MFGLGMPEILVILAVALIVIGPKKLPDLARSLGKAFGEFKTASRDFKDALNAEADPAKKPQAIDAPEKNKDKESRHEG